In a single window of the Bacteroidota bacterium genome:
- a CDS encoding response regulator: MKQFLIVDDDPQNNSLSRMAIRKVLGNVPVKDFEVPETGLEYIGKDFETGSSDEKTVLLLDINMPTMTGWEFLEEFDKLNENIKMQFQIYMLSSSVDPSDIERATSNPLVTDFIEKPLNKEALERMFG; this comes from the coding sequence ATTAAACAATTTTTAATTGTAGATGATGATCCTCAGAACAATTCTCTCTCCAGAATGGCTATCAGAAAAGTTTTAGGAAATGTTCCGGTAAAAGATTTTGAAGTACCTGAAACCGGATTGGAATATATTGGAAAAGATTTCGAAACCGGAAGCAGTGATGAAAAAACAGTTTTACTTCTCGATATAAACATGCCTACCATGACCGGCTGGGAGTTTCTTGAAGAGTTTGACAAATTAAACGAGAACATTAAAATGCAGTTTCAAATTTATATGCTTTCTTCATCCGTAGATCCATCCGATATAGAGCGTGCTACTTCTAATCCGCTTGTTACAGATTTTATTGAGAAGCCTTTGAATAAGGAAGCTTTGGAGAGAATGTTTGGGTGA
- a CDS encoding VOC family protein: protein MASVNVYLNYDGNCEEAFQFYKSVFGGDFSYVGRFKDMPPQEGQPPMPDAMMNKIMHISLPVGKDTSLMGSDTGGEWAASYIKGNNFSISINAESKDEADKIFNGLSKGGKVTMPMNKTFWGDYFGMCEDKFGINWMMSFNENPQK from the coding sequence ATGGCATCAGTAAATGTTTATCTTAATTATGATGGAAATTGCGAAGAGGCATTCCAGTTTTACAAATCAGTTTTTGGAGGTGATTTTAGTTATGTGGGTCGTTTTAAGGATATGCCACCACAGGAAGGTCAACCACCAATGCCGGATGCAATGATGAATAAGATCATGCACATTTCTCTTCCTGTAGGCAAAGATACATCGCTTATGGGCAGTGATACCGGCGGTGAGTGGGCAGCCTCATATATAAAGGGAAATAATTTTTCGATCTCCATCAATGCAGAATCAAAAGATGAAGCTGATAAAATTTTCAATGGTCTGTCAAAGGGCGGAAAAGTAACGATGCCAATGAACAAAACATTCTGGGGCGATTACTTTGGAATGTGTGAAGACAAATTCGGAATTAACTGGATGATGAGCTTTAACGAAAATCCTCAGAAATAA
- a CDS encoding DUF4142 domain-containing protein has translation MKKSLNILFVAVVTSLFFACGSSNTDSVEQANDMNDKKDSSGSMMTIDDNDAKFLVEASDASMMEIEAGNLAQQKSTNKSVVDFGKMMSTEHANANTEIQSVASMKSVTMPTSMSEDHMKKINDLREKSGKDFDKDYMSMMVDGHKKVINDFEKMSTDAKDDDIRALAAKLLPTLRTHLEIAVKIEDGLKK, from the coding sequence ATGAAAAAATCACTCAATATTTTGTTTGTGGCAGTTGTCACAAGTTTATTCTTCGCTTGCGGGTCAAGCAATACCGATAGTGTCGAACAAGCAAACGACATGAACGATAAAAAAGACTCATCAGGTTCTATGATGACCATAGATGATAATGATGCTAAATTTCTTGTTGAAGCTAGCGATGCAAGCATGATGGAAATTGAAGCCGGAAATCTTGCTCAACAAAAAAGCACAAACAAGTCTGTTGTTGATTTCGGTAAAATGATGTCTACTGAACATGCTAATGCAAATACTGAAATTCAATCAGTAGCATCAATGAAAAGCGTGACTATGCCAACTTCTATGAGCGAAGATCATATGAAAAAAATTAACGACCTCCGTGAAAAATCAGGAAAAGACTTTGACAAAGATTATATGTCAATGATGGTCGACGGACATAAAAAAGTTATAAATGATTTTGAGAAAATGTCAACTGATGCAAAGGATGATGACATCCGGGCACTGGCTGCAAAATTACTCCCTACGCTTCGTACACATCTTGAAATTGCAGTTAAGATCGAAGATGGTCTTAAGAAGTAA
- a CDS encoding DUF3788 domain-containing protein produces MKSIFTDKTKTPGDADLKIALGSTYVLWNKLREYVKKVAPDSTDEWKFSSEKFGWSFRISDKKRVIIYLLPRDKYFKVAFVFGQKATDSILKSKISSEIMNELKSAKVYSEGRGIRISVTDKTLVNDVQKLISFKIEK; encoded by the coding sequence ATGAAAAGCATTTTTACTGACAAAACAAAAACTCCCGGTGATGCTGATTTAAAAATTGCATTAGGGTCGACTTATGTTTTGTGGAATAAATTAAGAGAATATGTGAAAAAAGTTGCTCCGGATTCGACTGATGAATGGAAATTTTCAAGTGAAAAATTTGGCTGGAGTTTTCGGATAAGCGATAAAAAAAGAGTGATCATTTATTTGCTGCCTCGCGACAAATATTTTAAAGTAGCTTTTGTGTTTGGTCAAAAAGCTACAGATTCAATTCTGAAAAGCAAGATTTCATCAGAGATAATGAATGAATTGAAGTCGGCAAAAGTATATTCAGAAGGGCGCGGTATCAGAATATCTGTTACTGATAAAACACTTGTGAACGATGTTCAGAAATTAATATCATTTAAAATTGAAAAGTGA
- a CDS encoding T9SS type A sorting domain-containing protein, whose protein sequence is MNRFWLIVITLLFQNTLFAQREYNTCDSTQFILNNDTTIIAGKRNLYVYTNSVTSHLYDFSTSDTNQYIRDFDIVKPDLWFTVVGSRYIGGLTQLYKSIDHGQSWNIDTAHFSASNAQTVSFNFLRSINNLQHINGDTLIMFMHYYESGIIYSTDAGNTWTKWFDNLIVHYQGMLTCNDRYYLYSFEGDAFRPWMFGFDKNLLFTPDTNGAWNSFLLSSNHPLCSTANDTVNCIYAPTSGSRCDQYNYFKDFIDSVCISSDINHFENALFHIYPNPATNYLTVNVSLFEPASISIYNLFGNILSTTSISKPDSEFIIDVKDQPAGMYILQLKSKGKIYQIKYIKI, encoded by the coding sequence ATGAACAGATTTTGGCTAATCGTAATTACTTTACTCTTTCAAAACACACTCTTTGCGCAACGTGAATATAATACCTGCGATTCAACTCAATTCATTTTAAATAATGACACAACTATAATTGCCGGTAAAAGAAATTTGTACGTATATACCAATTCTGTCACAAGTCACTTGTATGATTTTTCAACTTCAGATACAAATCAATATATCCGGGACTTTGATATCGTAAAGCCGGATTTGTGGTTTACAGTTGTCGGAAGCAGATACATTGGAGGCCTCACGCAATTATATAAAAGCATTGACCACGGACAATCATGGAATATAGACACCGCTCACTTCAGTGCAAGCAATGCGCAAACTGTTAGTTTTAATTTTTTAAGATCGATAAATAATTTGCAACATATCAATGGAGATACACTGATCATGTTTATGCATTATTATGAATCCGGCATTATTTATTCTACCGATGCCGGCAATACATGGACAAAATGGTTTGATAATTTAATAGTGCATTATCAGGGAATGCTGACCTGCAACGACAGATATTATCTCTATAGTTTCGAAGGAGATGCCTTTCGTCCGTGGATGTTCGGTTTCGACAAAAACCTGCTTTTTACACCCGATACAAATGGCGCATGGAATTCGTTTTTGCTTTCGTCGAATCACCCTCTCTGTTCTACCGCAAATGATACCGTCAACTGTATCTATGCACCAACTAGTGGTTCGCGTTGCGATCAGTATAATTATTTTAAAGATTTCATTGATTCGGTTTGCATTTCCTCAGACATAAATCATTTTGAGAATGCGCTTTTCCATATCTATCCAAATCCTGCGACGAATTACCTTACCGTAAATGTTTCGTTGTTCGAACCGGCAAGTATTTCTATCTACAACTTATTTGGCAATATATTGTCAACTACTTCAATAAGTAAACCGGATTCTGAATTTATTATTGATGTAAAAGATCAACCGGCAGGAATGTATATTTTACAATTAAAATCAAAAGGGAAAATTTATCAGATAAAATATATCAAGATTTGA
- a CDS encoding DinB family protein, which produces MEANQIMVKMVLDRWYSLLKVFDTILDSVSDEKLEKEVAPGKNRGIYLFGHLIAVHDDMLPILNLGDKLFPQLEEPFIKFPDKATSSIPSAKELREMWRKQNEVLNKKFESLTPEQWFEKHNSISAEDFAKEPHRNKLNVMITRISHLSYHSGQLALLKN; this is translated from the coding sequence ATGGAAGCAAATCAAATAATGGTCAAAATGGTATTAGACAGATGGTATTCTTTACTAAAAGTATTTGATACAATTCTGGATTCAGTTTCAGATGAAAAACTGGAAAAGGAAGTAGCACCCGGAAAGAACCGCGGAATTTATTTATTCGGTCATCTTATAGCTGTCCATGATGACATGTTGCCCATTTTAAATTTAGGAGATAAATTATTTCCACAATTGGAAGAGCCATTTATTAAATTCCCTGACAAAGCAACAAGCTCAATACCTTCTGCAAAAGAACTTCGTGAAATGTGGAGAAAGCAGAATGAAGTTCTGAATAAAAAGTTTGAAAGTTTAACCCCTGAACAATGGTTTGAGAAACACAATTCAATATCTGCTGAAGATTTTGCAAAAGAACCTCATCGCAATAAATTAAATGTCATGATCACACGTATAAGTCATCTTTCTTATCATAGCGGGCAATTAGCACTGTTGAAAAACTAA
- a CDS encoding DMT family transporter: protein MNQLLFFKGLSLTSNINAALIMTSNPVMVVLIAGILISERITLIRLIGICLGVIGAVSLITMSQKHGVGSFSGDLMIFINAASYAVFIVMVKPMMKKYDPWFVLSWTFFFGLLIVAPFGFEDVLAIQWEAFTAIHWSAIIFVIFFTTFLAYLLNTLALKELSPAIVSYYIYLQPIFATLITLYIMHEPIKWIHAFACVLIFTGVYLVSNPTFGKAKS, encoded by the coding sequence ATCAATCAGCTTTTATTCTTCAAAGGACTTTCTCTTACTTCCAACATCAATGCTGCTCTCATCATGACGAGCAATCCGGTCATGGTTGTACTCATTGCCGGTATTCTCATCAGCGAACGAATCACTTTGATCCGGCTTATCGGAATTTGTCTTGGGGTGATCGGTGCCGTTTCCCTCATCACCATGAGTCAGAAGCATGGAGTCGGTTCATTTTCAGGGGATTTGATGATTTTTATCAATGCCGCATCTTACGCTGTATTCATCGTTATGGTAAAACCAATGATGAAAAAATACGATCCGTGGTTCGTTCTCAGCTGGACGTTCTTCTTCGGATTGCTCATCGTCGCTCCTTTTGGTTTTGAAGATGTACTTGCTATTCAGTGGGAAGCGTTCACTGCAATCCACTGGTCTGCAATCATTTTCGTGATCTTCTTCACAACTTTTCTGGCTTATTTGCTCAATACTCTGGCCCTCAAAGAATTGAGTCCGGCCATCGTGAGTTATTACATTTACCTGCAGCCGATCTTCGCCACACTCATCACACTCTATATAATGCATGAACCCATAAAGTGGATTCACGCATTCGCTTGTGTGCTGATTTTCACAGGTGTGTATCTGGTATCGAACCCCACATTTGGCAAAGCGAAATCTTAA
- a CDS encoding DUF1732 domain-containing protein: protein MIRSMTGFGTSSIEFENKTISVEIKSVNSKFMDLNLRLPSSYKEKEMELRTDLARFIERGKCEVAFSVESQEAAKKTVINRQLAKAYFEELKMLDAELGISTPNYLQIILPLPDVMMNDKTVLSEAEWNAVQKAMKQASDAFQKFRLNEGAALQKDIEQRLQAILDGLKEIEKFEAGRIELVRKRLQSNLEEFIQLNNIDRNRFEQELIFYIEKYDISEEKVRLKSHCDYFVKTMKDDPSAGKNFHSSHKRSEEK from the coding sequence ATGATCCGCTCAATGACCGGTTTCGGTACCTCGTCTATCGAATTTGAAAACAAAACCATTTCCGTCGAGATCAAATCGGTCAACAGCAAGTTCATGGATCTTAACCTCCGCCTGCCTTCCTCCTATAAAGAGAAGGAAATGGAACTTCGCACCGATCTCGCCCGCTTCATCGAACGCGGAAAATGTGAAGTGGCTTTTTCAGTTGAATCGCAAGAGGCTGCAAAGAAAACTGTCATCAACCGTCAGCTCGCAAAAGCATATTTCGAAGAACTCAAAATGCTCGATGCTGAACTTGGAATCTCTACTCCGAATTATCTGCAGATCATTCTTCCTTTACCGGATGTAATGATGAACGATAAAACTGTGTTATCGGAAGCCGAATGGAATGCTGTTCAAAAAGCAATGAAGCAAGCATCTGATGCATTTCAGAAATTCCGTTTGAATGAAGGTGCAGCTTTGCAAAAAGATATTGAACAACGTTTGCAGGCAATACTCGATGGACTGAAAGAGATTGAAAAATTCGAAGCAGGAAGAATTGAACTTGTTCGCAAACGTCTGCAATCGAATCTTGAAGAATTTATTCAACTCAATAACATCGACAGAAACCGTTTCGAACAGGAACTTATTTTTTACATAGAGAAATACGATATCTCCGAAGAGAAAGTGCGTCTGAAAAGTCATTGCGATTATTTCGTGAAGACAATGAAAGACGATCCATCAGCAGGAAAAAACTTTCATTCATCGCACAAGAGATCGGAAGAGAAATAA
- a CDS encoding DUF1732 domain-containing protein has product MRLFREDNERRSISRKKLSFIAQEIGREINTISSKANDADMQKSVAIIKDELAKIKEQILNVV; this is encoded by the coding sequence TTGCGATTATTTCGTGAAGACAATGAAAGACGATCCATCAGCAGGAAAAAACTTTCATTCATCGCACAAGAGATCGGAAGAGAAATAAATACCATCAGTTCCAAAGCAAATGATGCCGATATGCAGAAGTCTGTTGCGATCATCAAAGACGAACTGGCAAAAATAAAAGAACAGATACTGAATGTAGTCTAA
- the gmk gene encoding guanylate kinase — MGKENKLLLFCGPSGSGKTTIVHDLLASDPRLKFSVSATTRNKRANETDGEDYHFISVEEFKRRIANDEFVEWEEVYTNGYYGTLKSEIESIWSEGKIPVFDVDVEGGINIKSIYGEQLLAVFVRPPSIEILHQRLKARNSETPESFKARIAKAEHELTYADKFDHIIVNDTLEKALEEAHRLVNEFVKVTVKGEN; from the coding sequence ATGGGGAAAGAGAATAAATTACTTTTATTCTGCGGACCATCGGGCAGTGGTAAAACTACCATCGTTCATGATCTGCTGGCGTCAGATCCCCGGTTGAAATTTTCTGTTTCAGCTACTACACGAAATAAACGCGCGAATGAAACTGATGGTGAAGACTATCATTTTATTTCTGTTGAAGAATTTAAACGCCGGATCGCAAACGATGAATTTGTTGAATGGGAAGAAGTGTATACGAACGGCTACTACGGTACATTAAAATCTGAAATAGAAAGCATCTGGTCTGAAGGAAAAATTCCTGTCTTCGATGTTGATGTTGAAGGTGGAATAAATATCAAAAGTATTTACGGTGAGCAATTGCTTGCTGTCTTTGTTCGTCCACCTTCGATTGAAATCCTTCATCAGCGTTTGAAAGCAAGAAATTCCGAAACTCCGGAATCATTTAAAGCAAGAATAGCAAAAGCAGAACATGAGTTAACCTATGCTGATAAATTCGATCATATTATCGTTAATGATACGTTGGAGAAGGCCCTGGAAGAGGCGCATCGGTTGGTTAATGAATTTGTGAAGGTAACGGTGAAAGGTGAAAATTAG